The following coding sequences lie in one Notolabrus celidotus isolate fNotCel1 chromosome 6, fNotCel1.pri, whole genome shotgun sequence genomic window:
- the LOC117814715 gene encoding protein mono-ADP-ribosyltransferase PARP12-like isoform X1, with amino-acid sequence MASVVSEFITKTLCDNQGCLNFRSLDEKIKQKYTVSEEVLRSLLFDKDKIAIKEVKQTVTGSQILSPDSLIVAKTGLRLCQEKPGECSQCDGLHLCRYYVCGGCTYGPKCKKNHSLTFENNAELLKKHGLQDLTDEQLFQLLLQNDPSLLPEICPFYNKGNGLHGSCKKTTSCNKLHACQHFFQDNCKFGSSCKRVHNVSECDMKILRGFSQENITNLNEIYKNKFIIIMAQQEKQAAADAEVKGPLQKPSQSNPGSSGCLSKPVSDADKNEICLFFLRGDCRYKEKCARDHWNLPYRWQVLGSDGVTWKDLPDMEDIEKAYCDPGRDTSCVDQPTHTLGTFRFLSLRGSTSPKEPPVDFTTMTQGGSPVRRLSTVSTALRPPHFILTTQWLWYWKVDDVEWREFGQGVADTSASVTSQTLENVFLEDSDTEIPFDADGQKYILNFKGEPGDHQMYQQNVQYKTKREVRRRPHFVSAQDVEKELKSESAQCSSTAESVPPVWDKNALPNFGYKLVPLTDGEDYNMIEMLFMRTMPKSKIHKIRRIQNPSLWRVFQWQKEQMKGRNGGKPVNQLYLFHGTRQSLIDAICDQNFDWRMCGVNGTLYGKGSYFARDASYSDRYVPYSDKDTPDSDLDENTTVNRQPVKTMFVALVLVGEYTQGNSSYVRPPPKEDSKTHYDSCVDRESDPSIYVVFEKQQIYPEYLITYS; translated from the exons ATGGCTTCAGTGGTCTCTGAATTCATCACCAAGACCCTCTGCGACAACCAGGGCTGCCTGAACTTCAGGAGCCTGGATGAGAAGATAAAACAGAAGTACACTGTATCAGAAGAGGTCCTGAGGAGCCTCCTCTTCGACAAAGATAAAATAGCCATCAAAGAAGTCAAGCAGACAGTAACAGGCAGTCAGATACTCAGTCCTGATAGTCTGATAGTGGCTAAAACTGGTCTGCGTCTCTGTCAGGAGAAACCCGGAGAATGCTCACAGTGCGATGGGTTACACCTGTGCAGGTACTATGTTTGTGGAGGATGCACATATGG ACCAAAGTGTAAAAAGAACCACAGCCTGACTTTTGAAAACAACGCAGAGCTTTTGAAGAAACATGGTCTTCAGGATCTGACTGATGAACAGCTGTTCCAGCTGTTACTGCAGAATGATCCCTCTCTGCTTCCAGAG ATCTGCCCATTTTACAACAAGGGTAATGGTTTGCACGGTTCCTGCAAGAAGACGACGTCCTGCAACAAGCTCCACGCCTGCCAGCACTTTTTCCAGGACAACTGTAAGTTTGGCTCCTCCTGTAAGAGAGTCCATAATGTCAGTGAGTGTGACATGAAGATTCTCAGAGGATTCAGTCAGGAGAATATTACGAACCTTAATGAGATCTACAAAAATaagttcatcatcatcatggctCAACAGGAGAAgcaagctgctgctgatgcag AGGTTAAAGGCCCTCTCCAGAAGCCCTCCCAAAGCAACCCTGGATCCTCTGGTTGTCTTTCTAAACCTGTGAGTGATGCTGACAAGAATGAAAtctgcctcttcttcctccGTGGGGACTGCAGATACAAAG AGAAGTGTGCTCGTGACCACTGGAACCTACCTTATAGGTGGCAGGTGTTAGGCAGTGACGGAGTGACCTGGAAGGACCTGCCTGACATGGAGGACATCGAGAAGGCCTACTGTGACCCAGGACGTGACACAAGCTGCGTTGatcaacccacacacacattgggCACTTTCAGATTTCTGTCACTTCGAGG CAGCACATCGCCAAAGGAGCCGCCAGTTGACTTCACGACCATGACACAGGGAGGGTCTCCTGTTCGTCGCCTCTCTACTGTCTCCACTGCCCTGAGGCCTCCTCACTTTATTCTTACAACACAGTGGCTGTGGTACTGGAAGGTTGACGATGTAGAGTGGCGGGAGTTTGGACAG GGTGTAGCTGACACATCAGCTTCCGTCACCTCTCAAACTCTGGAGAACGTTTTCCTGGAAGACAGTGATACAGAGATTCCATTTGATGCAGATGGACAGAAGTATATTCTCAACTTCAAAGGTGAACCAGGAGACCATCAGATGTATCAGcaaaatgtacaatacaaaacaaagagagaggtcAGACGGAGGCCTCACTTTGTGTCTGCTCAGGATGTGGAGAAGGAGCTTAAGAG CGAGTCAGCACAATGCTCCTCCACAGCTGAGAGTGTCCCACCCGTCTGGGATAAGAATGCATTACCAAATTTTGGGTATAAG CTCGTGCCCCTCACTGACGGTGAGGACTACAACATGATTGAAATGTTGTTTATGCGCACCATGCCCAAGAGTAAAATTCACAAAATCCGGAGGATCCAGAACCCTTCTCTGTGGAGAGTGTTTCAATG GCAAAAAGAGCAAATGAAGGGGAGGAATGGAGGGAAACCTGTGAATCAGCTGTACTTGTTCCACGGGACTAGACAGTCGCTGATTGATGCCATCTGTGACCAAAACTTCGACTGGAGGATGTGTGGTGTAAATGGCACTCTCTATGGCAAAG GGAGCTACTTTGCCAGAGATGCATCCTACTCAGACAGGTATGTCCCCTACTCGGACAAAGATACCCCGGACTCTGACTTGGATGAAAATACAACAGTCAACAGACAGCCGGTGAAGACCATGTTTGTTGCTCTGGTCCTGGTGGGGGAGTACACCCAGGGGAACAGCAGCTATGTCCGACCTCCGCCAAAAGAAGACAGCAAAACCCACTACGACAGCTGTGTCGACAGGGAGAGCGATCCGAGCATCTATGTTGTCTttgaaaaacaacagatttaTCCCGAGTACCTCATCACTTACTCATAA
- the LOC117814715 gene encoding protein mono-ADP-ribosyltransferase PARP12-like isoform X2 — MASVVSEFITKTLCDNQGCLNFRSLDEKIKQKYTVSEEVLRSLLFDKDKIAIKEVKQTVTGSQILSPDSLIVAKTGLRLCQEKPGECSQCDGLHLCRYYVCGGCTYGPKCKKNHSLTFENNAELLKKHGLQDLTDEQLFQLLLQNDPSLLPEICPFYNKGNGLHGSCKKTTSCNKLHACQHFFQDNCKFGSSCKRVHNVSECDMKILRGFSQENITNLNEIYKNKFIIIMAQQEKQAAADAEVKGPLQKPSQSNPGSSGCLSKPVSDADKNEICLFFLRGDCRYKEKCARDHWNLPYRWQVLGSDGVTWKDLPDMEDIEKAYCDPGRDTSCVDQPTHTLGTFRFLSLRGTSPKEPPVDFTTMTQGGSPVRRLSTVSTALRPPHFILTTQWLWYWKVDDVEWREFGQGVADTSASVTSQTLENVFLEDSDTEIPFDADGQKYILNFKGEPGDHQMYQQNVQYKTKREVRRRPHFVSAQDVEKELKSESAQCSSTAESVPPVWDKNALPNFGYKLVPLTDGEDYNMIEMLFMRTMPKSKIHKIRRIQNPSLWRVFQWQKEQMKGRNGGKPVNQLYLFHGTRQSLIDAICDQNFDWRMCGVNGTLYGKGSYFARDASYSDRYVPYSDKDTPDSDLDENTTVNRQPVKTMFVALVLVGEYTQGNSSYVRPPPKEDSKTHYDSCVDRESDPSIYVVFEKQQIYPEYLITYS; from the exons ATGGCTTCAGTGGTCTCTGAATTCATCACCAAGACCCTCTGCGACAACCAGGGCTGCCTGAACTTCAGGAGCCTGGATGAGAAGATAAAACAGAAGTACACTGTATCAGAAGAGGTCCTGAGGAGCCTCCTCTTCGACAAAGATAAAATAGCCATCAAAGAAGTCAAGCAGACAGTAACAGGCAGTCAGATACTCAGTCCTGATAGTCTGATAGTGGCTAAAACTGGTCTGCGTCTCTGTCAGGAGAAACCCGGAGAATGCTCACAGTGCGATGGGTTACACCTGTGCAGGTACTATGTTTGTGGAGGATGCACATATGG ACCAAAGTGTAAAAAGAACCACAGCCTGACTTTTGAAAACAACGCAGAGCTTTTGAAGAAACATGGTCTTCAGGATCTGACTGATGAACAGCTGTTCCAGCTGTTACTGCAGAATGATCCCTCTCTGCTTCCAGAG ATCTGCCCATTTTACAACAAGGGTAATGGTTTGCACGGTTCCTGCAAGAAGACGACGTCCTGCAACAAGCTCCACGCCTGCCAGCACTTTTTCCAGGACAACTGTAAGTTTGGCTCCTCCTGTAAGAGAGTCCATAATGTCAGTGAGTGTGACATGAAGATTCTCAGAGGATTCAGTCAGGAGAATATTACGAACCTTAATGAGATCTACAAAAATaagttcatcatcatcatggctCAACAGGAGAAgcaagctgctgctgatgcag AGGTTAAAGGCCCTCTCCAGAAGCCCTCCCAAAGCAACCCTGGATCCTCTGGTTGTCTTTCTAAACCTGTGAGTGATGCTGACAAGAATGAAAtctgcctcttcttcctccGTGGGGACTGCAGATACAAAG AGAAGTGTGCTCGTGACCACTGGAACCTACCTTATAGGTGGCAGGTGTTAGGCAGTGACGGAGTGACCTGGAAGGACCTGCCTGACATGGAGGACATCGAGAAGGCCTACTGTGACCCAGGACGTGACACAAGCTGCGTTGatcaacccacacacacattgggCACTTTCAGATTTCTGTCACTTCGAGG CACATCGCCAAAGGAGCCGCCAGTTGACTTCACGACCATGACACAGGGAGGGTCTCCTGTTCGTCGCCTCTCTACTGTCTCCACTGCCCTGAGGCCTCCTCACTTTATTCTTACAACACAGTGGCTGTGGTACTGGAAGGTTGACGATGTAGAGTGGCGGGAGTTTGGACAG GGTGTAGCTGACACATCAGCTTCCGTCACCTCTCAAACTCTGGAGAACGTTTTCCTGGAAGACAGTGATACAGAGATTCCATTTGATGCAGATGGACAGAAGTATATTCTCAACTTCAAAGGTGAACCAGGAGACCATCAGATGTATCAGcaaaatgtacaatacaaaacaaagagagaggtcAGACGGAGGCCTCACTTTGTGTCTGCTCAGGATGTGGAGAAGGAGCTTAAGAG CGAGTCAGCACAATGCTCCTCCACAGCTGAGAGTGTCCCACCCGTCTGGGATAAGAATGCATTACCAAATTTTGGGTATAAG CTCGTGCCCCTCACTGACGGTGAGGACTACAACATGATTGAAATGTTGTTTATGCGCACCATGCCCAAGAGTAAAATTCACAAAATCCGGAGGATCCAGAACCCTTCTCTGTGGAGAGTGTTTCAATG GCAAAAAGAGCAAATGAAGGGGAGGAATGGAGGGAAACCTGTGAATCAGCTGTACTTGTTCCACGGGACTAGACAGTCGCTGATTGATGCCATCTGTGACCAAAACTTCGACTGGAGGATGTGTGGTGTAAATGGCACTCTCTATGGCAAAG GGAGCTACTTTGCCAGAGATGCATCCTACTCAGACAGGTATGTCCCCTACTCGGACAAAGATACCCCGGACTCTGACTTGGATGAAAATACAACAGTCAACAGACAGCCGGTGAAGACCATGTTTGTTGCTCTGGTCCTGGTGGGGGAGTACACCCAGGGGAACAGCAGCTATGTCCGACCTCCGCCAAAAGAAGACAGCAAAACCCACTACGACAGCTGTGTCGACAGGGAGAGCGATCCGAGCATCTATGTTGTCTttgaaaaacaacagatttaTCCCGAGTACCTCATCACTTACTCATAA